Proteins from one Nakamurella multipartita DSM 44233 genomic window:
- a CDS encoding SRPBCC family protein — MTAPRTTSATHPVTIDAPEGVPFIDIVREFDAPVAALFRAHAEPDLVKQWLGPNGYEMDVERWDFRSGGGYRYTHTDGKGGEYRFRGVFHVVRENDFAIQTFEYEGFPDVVAIESMTFTDLGGGRARLSIHSVYPTLEARDGMVASGMETGLVEGYARLDTVAAGL; from the coding sequence ATGACCGCCCCCAGGACAACCTCAGCCACCCACCCGGTGACCATCGACGCCCCCGAAGGGGTGCCGTTCATCGACATCGTGCGCGAGTTCGACGCGCCGGTCGCCGCCCTGTTCCGCGCCCATGCCGAGCCGGACCTGGTCAAGCAGTGGCTCGGCCCGAACGGTTACGAGATGGATGTCGAGCGGTGGGACTTCCGCAGCGGCGGCGGTTACCGGTACACCCACACCGACGGCAAGGGCGGCGAGTACCGCTTCCGCGGGGTGTTCCACGTGGTCCGGGAGAACGACTTCGCCATCCAGACCTTCGAGTACGAGGGGTTCCCGGACGTCGTCGCCATCGAGTCAATGACCTTCACCGACCTGGGGGGCGGCCGCGCCCGGCTGTCCATCCACAGCGTGTACCCGACCCTGGAGGCCCGGGACGGAATGGTGGCCAGCGGGATGGAGACCGGACTGGTCGAGGGCTACGCCCGCCTGGACACCGTCGCCGCCGGCCTGTAG
- a CDS encoding VOC family protein, producing the protein MDWTLEVVVLPVADIGRAIAFYRDKIGFHLDHDTTNEWMHVAQLTPPGSGCSIVVGDLPAQNQMAPGSMRGLHLVVADAAAARAELVGRGVECDEITSFDERDGGTFFGFADPDGNTWAVQQIKARAAKPLIPHDARSRFGEGMEI; encoded by the coding sequence ATGGATTGGACCCTCGAGGTCGTCGTCCTGCCGGTCGCCGACATCGGTCGGGCGATCGCGTTCTACCGGGACAAGATCGGTTTCCACCTGGACCACGACACCACCAACGAGTGGATGCACGTGGCCCAGCTAACCCCGCCCGGATCGGGCTGCTCGATCGTGGTCGGCGATCTGCCGGCCCAGAACCAGATGGCGCCCGGCTCGATGCGCGGCCTGCATCTGGTGGTCGCCGACGCCGCCGCGGCCCGGGCCGAGCTGGTCGGCCGCGGGGTGGAGTGCGACGAGATCACCTCGTTCGACGAGCGGGACGGCGGGACGTTCTTCGGCTTCGCCGATCCCGACGGCAACACCTGGGCGGTGCAGCAGATCAAGGCCCGCGCCGCCAAACCCCTGATTCCGCACGACGCCCGCTCTCGCTTTGGCGAAGGAATGGAGATCTGA